From a region of the Daphnia pulicaria isolate SC F1-1A chromosome 1, SC_F0-13Bv2, whole genome shotgun sequence genome:
- the LOC124351287 gene encoding GATOR complex protein WDR59-like isoform X3, with the protein MNFREKKMAAKWSNEYVVAEHKDLQASTMALDSSGQYVLLAGRRCLAIVDVDNPSVVIKKFPRQSKWEVGSAEWNPHSHLSHLCAISSNQRTEILSWNSIDFTPLNCLRFHTRAVSDLNWHHFEPYLLASCSVDTYINIWDIRDPRKPCVSLSAVVGATQVRWNRVTSHLLATAHEGDVRLWDWRKGSSPVQYIAAHLHKIHGLDWSANQEYQLATSSQDCTVKFFDVNNPRLVENALRTVSPVWRARFTPFGDGMMTTQLRRGENSLLLWSLSDLSNPVHSFLGNNDLVLEFDWKSSRSDDDDYQLITWSKDQSLRIWRVDVNLQKLCGYEPENQPQIVYEENESTYDVSAVDAISTKSDKDIEVGLEVVEETYLDLHHSLAPSKIVPDSLRLAGHKTVAASIAAAQAVLTNTLSPTSHRKKKSALSINSSIVGIDAISQPEHYSFNKEIDQLKSLGSIGTDNSISVCDVDETQRSLTTVIRTAKHQIILQISMPPSYPDGAIPNFLFGKGTTIDNNARSKMLKVLKQAATLSCRKGHPSIELVLQQLLISVDQLTPIDKSETESSKTITLNVNSSTTGNTPFRLPQTGLGHPGFLQNGGLFGSLTHHQDHNIPYPRSSGARFCSAGMLICFGRPSYLRRVNSKTSDTSTTPRSLSVNQAYSSNLVQHSLVASSNTTPYGLLYPPVAQSPTGDPSVSISSFYNQDRRQKSRTSKSKNRLSSYSSSSDENKRGAQEARHHKVVGMVTIYDASGLMPLQLELAERYVFSDTDTAWMCNQNAAVAAQFGRKDLTYIWSLGALLATPTLIHENNTNDLDTPWAQNPFGRKLLHAIIDHYVKLRDIQTVAMLCCAFGYKCDSQETFRRKTTRSESGSPGESPYHTIHPGDTTLDSWNVLKQIRSNSWSDSLDDFRLGTAGINSVPSGRPLPIASIFLPHSVTSVVSVNGTDGIEEYKDKDFRLLDPKFNGLFDNYRRCYADILYRWGLLEARVLVLKYLSTPIDPHRGVDFVTECVPCRTTVRGPQCTLCKRLLLNCVICRVVVKGSASFCLVCGHGGHGRCMSHWFTEEDECPTGCGCNCLLENNTVFSV; encoded by the exons ATGAATTTTCG gGAGAAGAAAATGGCAGCCAAATGGAGTAATGAATATGTAGTTGCTGAACATAAGGATCTACAG GCAAGCACAATGGCTCTTGATAGTTCTGGACAATATGTACTATTGGCTGG ACGAAGGTGCTTAGCAATTGTTGATGTTGACAATCCATCAGTAGTGATAAAGAAGTTTCCTCGTCAAAGCAAATGGGAGGTTGGATCAGCTGAATGGAATCCACACTCACATCTTTCACATCTATGTGCCATATCG AGCAATCAACGAACGGAGATTCTTTCATGGAATTCTATTGACTTCACACCTCTAAATTGTTTGCGTTTCCACACGCGTGCAGTCAGCGATTTAAATTGGCATCATTTTGAACCTTATCTCTTGGCTTCTTGTTCAGTTGACACTTATATTAACATATGGGATATTCGAGACCCTCGAAAGCCATGCGTTTCCCTCTCTGCCgtag TTGGAGCTACTCAAGTGCGATGGAACCGCGTTACCAGCCATTTACTAGCAACTGCTCATGAGGGAGACGTTCGACTATGGGACTGGCGGAAAGGGAGTTCCCCCGTGCAATACATTGCGGCACATTTGCACAAAATTCATGGGCTTGACTGGAGTGCTAACCAAGAATATCAGCTTGCTACTAGTAGTCAAGACTGTACTGTTAAATTCTTTGACGTAAACAATCCCCGTTTAGTCGAGAATGCCCTTAGAACCGTTTCTCCGGTTTGGCGTGCGCGATTTACT CCCTTTGGAGATGGCATGATGACAACACAATTACGCCGAGGAGAAAACAGTTTGCTACTTTGGAGTCTATCCGATTTGTCCAATCCGGTTCATTCGTTTCTTGGGAATAACGATCTAGTTCTTGAGTTTGATTGGAAATCTTCCCGTTCCG ATGACGACGACTATCAACTTATCACCTGGTCAAAAGATCAGAGCTTACGAATTTGGAGAGTGGATGTTAACCTTCAAAAA TTATGTGGCTATGAACCTGAAAATCAACCACAAATCGTGTATGAAGAAAACGAATCGACTTATGACGTTTCTG CTGTTGacgcaatttcaacaaaaagcGACAAAGACATTGAAGTTGGGCTTGAAGTAGTGGAAGAAACCTATTTAGACCTTCACCATAGTTTGGCACCGTCTAAAATTGTACCTGACTCGTTACGCCTAGCTGGACATAAAACTGTAGCAGCCTCTATAGCTGCAGCACAAGCTGTACTAACCAACACGTTATCACCAACATCCCATCGGAAAAAGAAGTCTGCGCTGTCAATAAACAGTAGCATCGTCGGAATAGATGCGATATCTCAACCTGAACATTATTCATTCAACAAGGAAATCGACCAACTTAAGTCATTAG GTTCCATTGGTACTGATAACTCTATCAGTGTTTGTGATGTAGACGAGACACAACGAAGCTTAACAACAGTGATTCGCACTGCAAAGCATCAAATAATACTTCAGATTTCTATGCCTCCATCGTATCCCGACGGAGCGATTCCAAATTTTCTATTCGGAAAAGGAACGACTATTGACAACAATGCCAGAAGCAAAATGTTAAAA GTTTTGAAACAAGCAGCAACTCTATCGTGCCGCAAAGGTCATCCGTCTATAGAGCTCGTGCTACAACAACTTCTAATTTCAGTCGATCAATTAACACCAATTGATAAGTCAGAAACGGAATCGTCAAAGACCATAACATTGAATGTTAACTCATCAACTACCGGAAATACTCCTTTCAG GTTACCGCAAACTGGTCTTGGGCATCCTGGTTTCCTACAGAATGGCGGTTTATTTGGTAGTCTAACTCATCATCAAGACCACAATATTCCATACCCTCGGTCATCTGGTGCTCGATTTTGCAGTGCTG GTATGCTGATTTGTTTTGGTCGACCATCCTATTTaag GCGTGTGAACAGTAAAACTTCGGACACTTCAACTACACCTCGTTCTCTATCCGTGAACCAAGCTTATTCTTCAAACTTGGTACAGCATAGCTTGGTAGCTTCATCAAATACGACTCCTTATGGATTGTTGTATCCGCCCGTTGCTCAAAGTCCGACTGGTGATCCGTCAGTCAGCATCTCGTCTTTCTATAACCAAGACAGG AGACAGAAATCTCGAACTTCTAAGTCGAAAAATAGACTTTCCTCTTATAGCTCGTCTTCagacgaaaataaaaggggagcTCAAGAGGCACGTCATCATAAGGTGGTCGGAATGGTGACGATTTACGATGCTTCTGGATTGATGCCACTGCAGTTAGAATTAGCAGAAAGATATGT ATTTAGCGATACTGATACGGCATGGATGTGCAACCAAAATGCAGCGGTTGCTGCGCAGTTTGGCAGAAAAGATTTGACTTACATTTGGTCGTTGGGTGCCCTTCTGGCAACTCCTACCTTGATACACGAAAATAATACCAATGACCTTGATACCCCATGGGCTCAAAATCCATTCGGCCGGAAGCTTCTTCATGCgat tatcgACCACTACGTGAAATTACGAGATATACAAACTGTAGCCATGTTGTGTTGTGCATTTGGTTACAAGTGTGATAGTCAGGAAACTTTCCGGCGTAAAACAACACGATCGGAGTCGGGCAGC CCAGGAGAATCACCGTATCATACAATACACCCGGGCGACACAACTTTAGATAGCTGGAATGTCTTAAAACAAATACGTTCAAATTCGTGGTCGGATTCACTTGATGATTTTCGTCTTGGAACTGCTGGAATTAACTCTGTCCCAAGTGGTCGCCCTTTGCCAA tcGCTTCCATTTTCCTACCCCACTCCGTGACGAGCGTCGTTTCAGTGAATGGGACTGATGGAATCGAAGAGTATAAAGACAAGGATTTcag ATTACTAGATCCGAAATTTAATGGATTATTTGATAACTACCGTCGATGTTATGCTGATATCCTTTATCGCTGGGGACTTCTCGAGGCTCGCGTTTTG gttttgaaatatttatccACTCCTATTGATCCTCATAGAGGCGTGGATTTCGTAACTGAATGTGTTCCTTGTAGGACTACTGTTAGAGGGCCGCAATGCACCCTTTGCAAGCGTTTGCTTCTTAATTGCGTTATATGTCGAGTTGTTGTAAAAG gCTCTGCGAGTTTTTGTCTGGTGTGCGGACACGGTGGTCATGGTAGATGCATGTCGCATTGGTTCACCGAAGAAGACGAATGCCCTACAGGATGTGGTTGCAACTGCTTGTTGGAAAATAACACTGTGTTTTCCGTCTGA
- the LOC124351287 gene encoding GATOR complex protein WDR59-like isoform X1, which produces MNFREKKMAAKWSNEYVVAEHKDLQASTMALDSSGQYVLLAGRRCLAIVDVDNPSVVIKKFPRQSKWEVGSAEWNPHSHLSHLCAISSNQRTEILSWNSIDFTPLNCLRFHTRAVSDLNWHHFEPYLLASCSVDTYINIWDIRDPRKPCVSLSAVVGATQVRWNRVTSHLLATAHEGDVRLWDWRKGSSPVQYIAAHLHKIHGLDWSANQEYQLATSSQDCTVKFFDVNNPRLVENALRTVSPVWRARFTPFGDGMMTTQLRRGENSLLLWSLSDLSNPVHSFLGNNDLVLEFDWKSSRSDDDDYQLITWSKDQSLRIWRVDVNLQKLCGYEPENQPQIVYEENESTYDVSAVDAISTKSDKDIEVGLEVVEETYLDLHHSLAPSKIVPDSLRLAGHKTVAASIAAAQAVLTNTLSPTSHRKKKSALSINSSIVGIDAISQPEHYSFNKEIDQLKSLGSIGTDNSISVCDVDETQRSLTTVIRTAKHQIILQISMPPSYPDGAIPNFLFGKGTTIDNNARSKMLKVLKQAATLSCRKGHPSIELVLQQLLISVDQLTPIDKSETESSKTITLNVNSSTTGNTPFRLPQTGLGHPGFLQNGGLFGSLTHHQDHNIPYPRSSGARFCSAGMLICFGRPSYLRRVNSKTSDTSTTPRSLSVNQAYSSNLVQHSLVASSNTTPYGLLYPPVAQSPTGDPSVSISSFYNQDRRQKSRTSKSKNRLSSYSSSSDENKRGAQEARHHKVVGMVTIYDASGLMPLQLELAERYVFSDTDTAWMCNQNAAVAAQFGRKDLTYIWSLGALLATPTLIHENNTNDLDTPWAQNPFGRKLLHAIIDHYVKLRDIQTVAMLCCAFGYKCDSQETFRRKTTRSESGSRNLRWGLKPGESPYHTIHPGDTTLDSWNVLKQIRSNSWSDSLDDFRLGTAGINSVPSGRPLPIASIFLPHSVTSVVSVNGTDGIEEYKDKDFRLLDPKFNGLFDNYRRCYADILYRWGLLEARVLVLKYLSTPIDPHRGVDFVTECVPCRTTVRGPQCTLCKRLLLNCVICRVVVKGSASFCLVCGHGGHGRCMSHWFTEEDECPTGCGCNCLLENNTVFSV; this is translated from the exons ATGAATTTTCG gGAGAAGAAAATGGCAGCCAAATGGAGTAATGAATATGTAGTTGCTGAACATAAGGATCTACAG GCAAGCACAATGGCTCTTGATAGTTCTGGACAATATGTACTATTGGCTGG ACGAAGGTGCTTAGCAATTGTTGATGTTGACAATCCATCAGTAGTGATAAAGAAGTTTCCTCGTCAAAGCAAATGGGAGGTTGGATCAGCTGAATGGAATCCACACTCACATCTTTCACATCTATGTGCCATATCG AGCAATCAACGAACGGAGATTCTTTCATGGAATTCTATTGACTTCACACCTCTAAATTGTTTGCGTTTCCACACGCGTGCAGTCAGCGATTTAAATTGGCATCATTTTGAACCTTATCTCTTGGCTTCTTGTTCAGTTGACACTTATATTAACATATGGGATATTCGAGACCCTCGAAAGCCATGCGTTTCCCTCTCTGCCgtag TTGGAGCTACTCAAGTGCGATGGAACCGCGTTACCAGCCATTTACTAGCAACTGCTCATGAGGGAGACGTTCGACTATGGGACTGGCGGAAAGGGAGTTCCCCCGTGCAATACATTGCGGCACATTTGCACAAAATTCATGGGCTTGACTGGAGTGCTAACCAAGAATATCAGCTTGCTACTAGTAGTCAAGACTGTACTGTTAAATTCTTTGACGTAAACAATCCCCGTTTAGTCGAGAATGCCCTTAGAACCGTTTCTCCGGTTTGGCGTGCGCGATTTACT CCCTTTGGAGATGGCATGATGACAACACAATTACGCCGAGGAGAAAACAGTTTGCTACTTTGGAGTCTATCCGATTTGTCCAATCCGGTTCATTCGTTTCTTGGGAATAACGATCTAGTTCTTGAGTTTGATTGGAAATCTTCCCGTTCCG ATGACGACGACTATCAACTTATCACCTGGTCAAAAGATCAGAGCTTACGAATTTGGAGAGTGGATGTTAACCTTCAAAAA TTATGTGGCTATGAACCTGAAAATCAACCACAAATCGTGTATGAAGAAAACGAATCGACTTATGACGTTTCTG CTGTTGacgcaatttcaacaaaaagcGACAAAGACATTGAAGTTGGGCTTGAAGTAGTGGAAGAAACCTATTTAGACCTTCACCATAGTTTGGCACCGTCTAAAATTGTACCTGACTCGTTACGCCTAGCTGGACATAAAACTGTAGCAGCCTCTATAGCTGCAGCACAAGCTGTACTAACCAACACGTTATCACCAACATCCCATCGGAAAAAGAAGTCTGCGCTGTCAATAAACAGTAGCATCGTCGGAATAGATGCGATATCTCAACCTGAACATTATTCATTCAACAAGGAAATCGACCAACTTAAGTCATTAG GTTCCATTGGTACTGATAACTCTATCAGTGTTTGTGATGTAGACGAGACACAACGAAGCTTAACAACAGTGATTCGCACTGCAAAGCATCAAATAATACTTCAGATTTCTATGCCTCCATCGTATCCCGACGGAGCGATTCCAAATTTTCTATTCGGAAAAGGAACGACTATTGACAACAATGCCAGAAGCAAAATGTTAAAA GTTTTGAAACAAGCAGCAACTCTATCGTGCCGCAAAGGTCATCCGTCTATAGAGCTCGTGCTACAACAACTTCTAATTTCAGTCGATCAATTAACACCAATTGATAAGTCAGAAACGGAATCGTCAAAGACCATAACATTGAATGTTAACTCATCAACTACCGGAAATACTCCTTTCAG GTTACCGCAAACTGGTCTTGGGCATCCTGGTTTCCTACAGAATGGCGGTTTATTTGGTAGTCTAACTCATCATCAAGACCACAATATTCCATACCCTCGGTCATCTGGTGCTCGATTTTGCAGTGCTG GTATGCTGATTTGTTTTGGTCGACCATCCTATTTaag GCGTGTGAACAGTAAAACTTCGGACACTTCAACTACACCTCGTTCTCTATCCGTGAACCAAGCTTATTCTTCAAACTTGGTACAGCATAGCTTGGTAGCTTCATCAAATACGACTCCTTATGGATTGTTGTATCCGCCCGTTGCTCAAAGTCCGACTGGTGATCCGTCAGTCAGCATCTCGTCTTTCTATAACCAAGACAGG AGACAGAAATCTCGAACTTCTAAGTCGAAAAATAGACTTTCCTCTTATAGCTCGTCTTCagacgaaaataaaaggggagcTCAAGAGGCACGTCATCATAAGGTGGTCGGAATGGTGACGATTTACGATGCTTCTGGATTGATGCCACTGCAGTTAGAATTAGCAGAAAGATATGT ATTTAGCGATACTGATACGGCATGGATGTGCAACCAAAATGCAGCGGTTGCTGCGCAGTTTGGCAGAAAAGATTTGACTTACATTTGGTCGTTGGGTGCCCTTCTGGCAACTCCTACCTTGATACACGAAAATAATACCAATGACCTTGATACCCCATGGGCTCAAAATCCATTCGGCCGGAAGCTTCTTCATGCgat tatcgACCACTACGTGAAATTACGAGATATACAAACTGTAGCCATGTTGTGTTGTGCATTTGGTTACAAGTGTGATAGTCAGGAAACTTTCCGGCGTAAAACAACACGATCGGAGTCGGGCAGC CGCAACTTACGGTGGGGTTTAAAG CCAGGAGAATCACCGTATCATACAATACACCCGGGCGACACAACTTTAGATAGCTGGAATGTCTTAAAACAAATACGTTCAAATTCGTGGTCGGATTCACTTGATGATTTTCGTCTTGGAACTGCTGGAATTAACTCTGTCCCAAGTGGTCGCCCTTTGCCAA tcGCTTCCATTTTCCTACCCCACTCCGTGACGAGCGTCGTTTCAGTGAATGGGACTGATGGAATCGAAGAGTATAAAGACAAGGATTTcag ATTACTAGATCCGAAATTTAATGGATTATTTGATAACTACCGTCGATGTTATGCTGATATCCTTTATCGCTGGGGACTTCTCGAGGCTCGCGTTTTG gttttgaaatatttatccACTCCTATTGATCCTCATAGAGGCGTGGATTTCGTAACTGAATGTGTTCCTTGTAGGACTACTGTTAGAGGGCCGCAATGCACCCTTTGCAAGCGTTTGCTTCTTAATTGCGTTATATGTCGAGTTGTTGTAAAAG gCTCTGCGAGTTTTTGTCTGGTGTGCGGACACGGTGGTCATGGTAGATGCATGTCGCATTGGTTCACCGAAGAAGACGAATGCCCTACAGGATGTGGTTGCAACTGCTTGTTGGAAAATAACACTGTGTTTTCCGTCTGA
- the LOC124351287 gene encoding GATOR complex protein WDR59-like isoform X2 gives MAAKWSNEYVVAEHKDLQASTMALDSSGQYVLLAGRRCLAIVDVDNPSVVIKKFPRQSKWEVGSAEWNPHSHLSHLCAISSNQRTEILSWNSIDFTPLNCLRFHTRAVSDLNWHHFEPYLLASCSVDTYINIWDIRDPRKPCVSLSAVVGATQVRWNRVTSHLLATAHEGDVRLWDWRKGSSPVQYIAAHLHKIHGLDWSANQEYQLATSSQDCTVKFFDVNNPRLVENALRTVSPVWRARFTPFGDGMMTTQLRRGENSLLLWSLSDLSNPVHSFLGNNDLVLEFDWKSSRSDDDDYQLITWSKDQSLRIWRVDVNLQKLCGYEPENQPQIVYEENESTYDVSAVDAISTKSDKDIEVGLEVVEETYLDLHHSLAPSKIVPDSLRLAGHKTVAASIAAAQAVLTNTLSPTSHRKKKSALSINSSIVGIDAISQPEHYSFNKEIDQLKSLGSIGTDNSISVCDVDETQRSLTTVIRTAKHQIILQISMPPSYPDGAIPNFLFGKGTTIDNNARSKMLKVLKQAATLSCRKGHPSIELVLQQLLISVDQLTPIDKSETESSKTITLNVNSSTTGNTPFRLPQTGLGHPGFLQNGGLFGSLTHHQDHNIPYPRSSGARFCSAGMLICFGRPSYLRRVNSKTSDTSTTPRSLSVNQAYSSNLVQHSLVASSNTTPYGLLYPPVAQSPTGDPSVSISSFYNQDRRQKSRTSKSKNRLSSYSSSSDENKRGAQEARHHKVVGMVTIYDASGLMPLQLELAERYVFSDTDTAWMCNQNAAVAAQFGRKDLTYIWSLGALLATPTLIHENNTNDLDTPWAQNPFGRKLLHAIIDHYVKLRDIQTVAMLCCAFGYKCDSQETFRRKTTRSESGSRNLRWGLKPGESPYHTIHPGDTTLDSWNVLKQIRSNSWSDSLDDFRLGTAGINSVPSGRPLPIASIFLPHSVTSVVSVNGTDGIEEYKDKDFRLLDPKFNGLFDNYRRCYADILYRWGLLEARVLVLKYLSTPIDPHRGVDFVTECVPCRTTVRGPQCTLCKRLLLNCVICRVVVKGSASFCLVCGHGGHGRCMSHWFTEEDECPTGCGCNCLLENNTVFSV, from the exons ATGGCAGCCAAATGGAGTAATGAATATGTAGTTGCTGAACATAAGGATCTACAG GCAAGCACAATGGCTCTTGATAGTTCTGGACAATATGTACTATTGGCTGG ACGAAGGTGCTTAGCAATTGTTGATGTTGACAATCCATCAGTAGTGATAAAGAAGTTTCCTCGTCAAAGCAAATGGGAGGTTGGATCAGCTGAATGGAATCCACACTCACATCTTTCACATCTATGTGCCATATCG AGCAATCAACGAACGGAGATTCTTTCATGGAATTCTATTGACTTCACACCTCTAAATTGTTTGCGTTTCCACACGCGTGCAGTCAGCGATTTAAATTGGCATCATTTTGAACCTTATCTCTTGGCTTCTTGTTCAGTTGACACTTATATTAACATATGGGATATTCGAGACCCTCGAAAGCCATGCGTTTCCCTCTCTGCCgtag TTGGAGCTACTCAAGTGCGATGGAACCGCGTTACCAGCCATTTACTAGCAACTGCTCATGAGGGAGACGTTCGACTATGGGACTGGCGGAAAGGGAGTTCCCCCGTGCAATACATTGCGGCACATTTGCACAAAATTCATGGGCTTGACTGGAGTGCTAACCAAGAATATCAGCTTGCTACTAGTAGTCAAGACTGTACTGTTAAATTCTTTGACGTAAACAATCCCCGTTTAGTCGAGAATGCCCTTAGAACCGTTTCTCCGGTTTGGCGTGCGCGATTTACT CCCTTTGGAGATGGCATGATGACAACACAATTACGCCGAGGAGAAAACAGTTTGCTACTTTGGAGTCTATCCGATTTGTCCAATCCGGTTCATTCGTTTCTTGGGAATAACGATCTAGTTCTTGAGTTTGATTGGAAATCTTCCCGTTCCG ATGACGACGACTATCAACTTATCACCTGGTCAAAAGATCAGAGCTTACGAATTTGGAGAGTGGATGTTAACCTTCAAAAA TTATGTGGCTATGAACCTGAAAATCAACCACAAATCGTGTATGAAGAAAACGAATCGACTTATGACGTTTCTG CTGTTGacgcaatttcaacaaaaagcGACAAAGACATTGAAGTTGGGCTTGAAGTAGTGGAAGAAACCTATTTAGACCTTCACCATAGTTTGGCACCGTCTAAAATTGTACCTGACTCGTTACGCCTAGCTGGACATAAAACTGTAGCAGCCTCTATAGCTGCAGCACAAGCTGTACTAACCAACACGTTATCACCAACATCCCATCGGAAAAAGAAGTCTGCGCTGTCAATAAACAGTAGCATCGTCGGAATAGATGCGATATCTCAACCTGAACATTATTCATTCAACAAGGAAATCGACCAACTTAAGTCATTAG GTTCCATTGGTACTGATAACTCTATCAGTGTTTGTGATGTAGACGAGACACAACGAAGCTTAACAACAGTGATTCGCACTGCAAAGCATCAAATAATACTTCAGATTTCTATGCCTCCATCGTATCCCGACGGAGCGATTCCAAATTTTCTATTCGGAAAAGGAACGACTATTGACAACAATGCCAGAAGCAAAATGTTAAAA GTTTTGAAACAAGCAGCAACTCTATCGTGCCGCAAAGGTCATCCGTCTATAGAGCTCGTGCTACAACAACTTCTAATTTCAGTCGATCAATTAACACCAATTGATAAGTCAGAAACGGAATCGTCAAAGACCATAACATTGAATGTTAACTCATCAACTACCGGAAATACTCCTTTCAG GTTACCGCAAACTGGTCTTGGGCATCCTGGTTTCCTACAGAATGGCGGTTTATTTGGTAGTCTAACTCATCATCAAGACCACAATATTCCATACCCTCGGTCATCTGGTGCTCGATTTTGCAGTGCTG GTATGCTGATTTGTTTTGGTCGACCATCCTATTTaag GCGTGTGAACAGTAAAACTTCGGACACTTCAACTACACCTCGTTCTCTATCCGTGAACCAAGCTTATTCTTCAAACTTGGTACAGCATAGCTTGGTAGCTTCATCAAATACGACTCCTTATGGATTGTTGTATCCGCCCGTTGCTCAAAGTCCGACTGGTGATCCGTCAGTCAGCATCTCGTCTTTCTATAACCAAGACAGG AGACAGAAATCTCGAACTTCTAAGTCGAAAAATAGACTTTCCTCTTATAGCTCGTCTTCagacgaaaataaaaggggagcTCAAGAGGCACGTCATCATAAGGTGGTCGGAATGGTGACGATTTACGATGCTTCTGGATTGATGCCACTGCAGTTAGAATTAGCAGAAAGATATGT ATTTAGCGATACTGATACGGCATGGATGTGCAACCAAAATGCAGCGGTTGCTGCGCAGTTTGGCAGAAAAGATTTGACTTACATTTGGTCGTTGGGTGCCCTTCTGGCAACTCCTACCTTGATACACGAAAATAATACCAATGACCTTGATACCCCATGGGCTCAAAATCCATTCGGCCGGAAGCTTCTTCATGCgat tatcgACCACTACGTGAAATTACGAGATATACAAACTGTAGCCATGTTGTGTTGTGCATTTGGTTACAAGTGTGATAGTCAGGAAACTTTCCGGCGTAAAACAACACGATCGGAGTCGGGCAGC CGCAACTTACGGTGGGGTTTAAAG CCAGGAGAATCACCGTATCATACAATACACCCGGGCGACACAACTTTAGATAGCTGGAATGTCTTAAAACAAATACGTTCAAATTCGTGGTCGGATTCACTTGATGATTTTCGTCTTGGAACTGCTGGAATTAACTCTGTCCCAAGTGGTCGCCCTTTGCCAA tcGCTTCCATTTTCCTACCCCACTCCGTGACGAGCGTCGTTTCAGTGAATGGGACTGATGGAATCGAAGAGTATAAAGACAAGGATTTcag ATTACTAGATCCGAAATTTAATGGATTATTTGATAACTACCGTCGATGTTATGCTGATATCCTTTATCGCTGGGGACTTCTCGAGGCTCGCGTTTTG gttttgaaatatttatccACTCCTATTGATCCTCATAGAGGCGTGGATTTCGTAACTGAATGTGTTCCTTGTAGGACTACTGTTAGAGGGCCGCAATGCACCCTTTGCAAGCGTTTGCTTCTTAATTGCGTTATATGTCGAGTTGTTGTAAAAG gCTCTGCGAGTTTTTGTCTGGTGTGCGGACACGGTGGTCATGGTAGATGCATGTCGCATTGGTTCACCGAAGAAGACGAATGCCCTACAGGATGTGGTTGCAACTGCTTGTTGGAAAATAACACTGTGTTTTCCGTCTGA